TCACCCGTCACGGCCTTTCGGTCACTCGTCACCCGTCATCCCCCTAGTCCTCCTCTTCCTCCTCCTGGCCGGATGCCGGACGCCGGGGCCTGGTGTGCCCCCCACCGACCTCCACGCCATGCCCACCGAGTCGATCACGGGCCGCACCGAGTGGAGCGGCGAGGTGGTGCTCGACCGGATCGTGGTGGTGCGCTCGGGCGGGGAGTTGGTGATCGCGCCCGGCACCCGGGTGCGGTTCCGGCGGGTCGACTGGGACGGGGACGGCATCGGCGACGCCGAGATCACGGTGGAGGGCCGGCTCACCGCGCGGGGCACGGCGGAGCGGCCCATCGATCTGGCCTCGGCCGAGCCCGAGCCCCGCCCCGGGGACTGGAAGTACCTGATGGTCAACTTCGCGTCGGGCGCGGAGCTGGAGTTCGTGCGGGTTCGGTACGCCTTCAGCGGCATCCAGGTCCACTACAGCCCTGCCACGATCCGGAGGTGCGAGTTCGCCGACAACGTGGACGGTGTGCGGTTCTCCACGGCCGACCTCACCCTGGAAGGGTCGTGGATCCACCACAACACCCACGGGATCCGGTTCGAGGAGCGGGGTCACCCGGCCCGGGTGGAGGGCAACGAGATCTCGGACAACGAGGTGGGCATCTTCGCGGTGACCCGATGCGGCGGCGGCACCGTGTTCCGCTCCAACAACCTGCGTGCCAACCGGGTGCCGGTGAAGCTCGGCTGGGAGCAGGAGCGGGGCCTCCGGTTCCCCGGAAACTACTGGGGCGGGCTCTCGGCCGACCAGGTGGTGGAGGCCTCGCTGGACGGGCGGGAACGCCGAGGGGGCAGGGGCGTCGACGTGCGACCGGTCCTGCCCGGGCCCGTTCCGGTGCCCTGGCCGTTCCCGGGCCGGCCGCCGGAGTGATACCAAGTTGCGTTCAAACCAAGATCCATCCGGGGGGCCGGGGCAAGGGGCCTGGTTCCGGCCGTGCGTGAGTGCAGCATCCGACTTACGCCCAATACTGTTCACTTTAAGATACGAACGTGTTCGCAAATGGGCTGCAGTCGCATGGGCGAGACCGTTTGGCGATGCCGAGTCGGATACGGGGTCATCTTCCGCTTCACCGCTCGCGGGTTGCGTCGACCACGACTGGACACCACTCGCTCTTCCAAAATCTCCTCCAGCACCTGCGCATGGAACGCCGCCCTGTGCTCAGGGGGGAGTGGCGACGAAAGCGGGCAGTCTCCGACGCACCACCCGCACCGTGTGAACGAAGGAAAGTTCGTCAGGATCCACATCGCCCTTGCGGGCGGCTTCATGCATGAGTCCTCGTATCGCAAAATGCGCCATCAGGAACCCAAAGAACTCCTGTCGGACGAGCTCCGGGGTCTTGCTCCGGAGCACAATCCGAGCCCCTCGGAGGTGCGTTTTCAACTCGTCGAGTGCAGTCTCGATCTCCCAGCGTTCCTGGTACAGGGCGGCCAACTCCTCTGCCGGGGCATCTTCAGGGTCGAGGATCGTGGTCACCAACCGGTACACGTCCTCTGCGCCTGGGACTCCGTCCAGTGTGTACTCGATCACCCGGACCATGACACCGCCCCGATCCTTTTGGCGAGCATAGGCGTTGGGATAGATCTTGCTCAGATAGGAACCATCGGACAGACGGCGGATGCACGGCAGGCGTGCGC
This is a stretch of genomic DNA from Deferrisoma camini S3R1. It encodes these proteins:
- a CDS encoding right-handed parallel beta-helix repeat-containing protein, which produces MPPTDLHAMPTESITGRTEWSGEVVLDRIVVVRSGGELVIAPGTRVRFRRVDWDGDGIGDAEITVEGRLTARGTAERPIDLASAEPEPRPGDWKYLMVNFASGAELEFVRVRYAFSGIQVHYSPATIRRCEFADNVDGVRFSTADLTLEGSWIHHNTHGIRFEERGHPARVEGNEISDNEVGIFAVTRCGGGTVFRSNNLRANRVPVKLGWEQERGLRFPGNYWGGLSADQVVEASLDGRERRGGRGVDVRPVLPGPVPVPWPFPGRPPE